A DNA window from Chryseobacterium sp. MEBOG06 contains the following coding sequences:
- a CDS encoding T9SS type B sorting domain-containing protein, protein MKKYILVFLFFIAQMAFAQQDCATAIPICSDAAISLTPNGWGDVKEGQVGCLAPNGESNSIWLTFSIETAGTLTFVVTPTGPTAVGIDYDFALYGPNHNCANLAATPLRCSYAGVNSTIVNPTGLNMTATITSQGSVGDGFVKYIDVLPGQVYHLLLNNYSTQIAPFTLTFGGTAKLLTPFDNNSTHTYQPNPFVQPGPTLNGEIPVCGKIVNYDFSTFSAQILNANPNFVVKYYASPTDAIDDVNPITAPTNINVATTYTYAISYVDPSSPTSFLNQCREYGQIKFLDKSFTLTPATLTSCSNNNSGTGLYDLSTATVGALPNHILQYYPSMYDLTHGTNEITNPYMYVSAEGSAFVKATNEFGCTATAEITLKFYPLVTAADAAIRSCFIESNPSTALFNLGNAAVTSPTATTTKRYFPSLTDAIDATNEILNFNAYIAPTGFVYVRVSDSRGCYTVAKISLTVIAPVTSSVLKDKIICVEDTTTLDAGPGFKSYEWSTGATTQSITNVGVGTYWVKLKTGDCVATQAVTIYPSEQPVVNGIDVSNTTLTVNVIGGTPDYQYSMDNIIWQNSNTFTNIARGTYTVYVKDAYDCDPIEVTVVVPNLVNLITPNGDGVNDVVDYSALAGKQNLVLSIFDRYGTKIHQGDKTNGYKWDGTIAGKKIPTGTYWYSVSWNENNKKNTPFKFSGWIVVKNRE, encoded by the coding sequence ATGAAAAAATATATACTCGTTTTTCTATTCTTCATAGCACAAATGGCTTTTGCACAACAAGACTGTGCCACAGCCATTCCAATATGCAGTGATGCAGCTATTTCTCTTACGCCTAACGGCTGGGGAGATGTCAAAGAAGGCCAGGTGGGCTGTTTAGCGCCAAATGGAGAGAGTAATTCTATATGGCTTACGTTTAGTATAGAAACTGCAGGAACTTTAACATTTGTAGTTACCCCTACAGGCCCTACTGCTGTAGGAATTGATTATGATTTTGCCTTATATGGACCCAATCATAATTGCGCAAATTTAGCCGCCACTCCATTGAGATGTTCTTATGCAGGTGTGAATTCAACAATTGTAAACCCTACGGGTCTTAATATGACCGCGACCATTACAAGTCAAGGGTCTGTGGGCGACGGTTTTGTAAAATATATTGATGTACTTCCAGGACAGGTATATCATTTACTTTTAAATAACTATTCTACTCAAATTGCCCCATTCACCCTAACCTTTGGAGGAACAGCAAAATTACTTACTCCTTTTGATAATAATTCAACTCATACTTACCAACCCAATCCTTTTGTACAACCAGGACCTACCCTGAATGGAGAAATCCCGGTTTGCGGAAAAATTGTAAATTATGATTTCTCTACTTTTTCGGCTCAAATCCTGAATGCTAATCCTAACTTCGTAGTAAAATATTACGCATCTCCAACTGATGCTATTGACGATGTTAACCCCATCACTGCACCTACGAATATTAATGTAGCAACTACTTATACTTATGCAATCAGCTATGTTGACCCGAGCAGCCCTACCAGCTTCCTGAATCAATGTAGAGAATATGGACAGATCAAATTCTTAGATAAATCATTCACCCTGACTCCGGCTACGCTTACTTCATGTAGTAATAATAATTCCGGAACCGGACTGTACGATTTGTCAACAGCCACTGTAGGAGCACTTCCCAATCATATATTACAGTATTATCCTTCTATGTATGATCTTACCCATGGAACGAACGAGATTACCAATCCTTATATGTACGTTTCTGCGGAAGGTTCAGCCTTTGTAAAAGCTACCAACGAGTTTGGATGTACTGCCACTGCAGAAATCACTCTTAAATTCTATCCGCTGGTTACTGCAGCTGATGCCGCTATAAGATCATGTTTTATAGAATCAAACCCTTCTACCGCTTTATTTAATCTTGGAAATGCGGCCGTTACCAGTCCAACAGCTACAACTACAAAGAGGTATTTCCCATCACTAACTGATGCTATAGATGCTACGAACGAAATTTTAAATTTCAATGCTTATATTGCTCCTACCGGGTTTGTGTATGTAAGAGTATCTGACAGCCGTGGATGTTATACCGTAGCAAAAATCAGCCTAACAGTAATTGCTCCTGTAACATCAAGTGTACTGAAAGATAAAATTATCTGTGTAGAAGATACTACTACTTTAGATGCAGGACCCGGCTTCAAAAGCTATGAATGGAGCACCGGAGCAACTACACAATCCATTACTAATGTAGGAGTAGGAACATATTGGGTAAAACTGAAAACAGGAGACTGCGTTGCCACTCAGGCAGTAACTATATATCCTTCTGAGCAGCCGGTTGTAAATGGAATTGACGTTTCTAACACGACACTTACCGTAAACGTAATAGGAGGAACACCAGATTACCAGTATTCTATGGATAATATAATATGGCAAAACTCAAACACATTTACTAATATTGCAAGAGGGACTTATACAGTCTATGTAAAAGATGCTTATGACTGCGACCCGATTGAAGTTACAGTGGTAGTTCCTAATTTGGTAAACCTTATCACTCCAAACGGAGATGGTGTGAATGATGTTGTAGATTATTCTGCATTAGCCGGCAAACAAAACCTTGTATTGAGTATTTTTGACCGATATGGAACAAAAATTCACCAGGGTGACAAAACCAATGGCTATAAATGGGACGGAACCATTGCCGGCAAGAAAATACCTACTGGTACTTACTGGTACTCTGTATCATGGAATGAAAACAATAAAAAGAACACTCCGTTCAAATTTTCAGGATGGATTGTTGTAAAAAACAGAGAGTAA
- the dnaB gene encoding replicative DNA helicase, with the protein MAQKETLSSLTHGNFAKELSIADGKMPPNAVDFERLVIGTFLIDKKGLDHSIDLLTPEVFYDPRHQVIFSTILKLYEGNHPVDLMTIIQELKKEDKLNQAGGDHYIIDLTMGVSSSAHIEYHVRVILEKYILRSLINVSANVIDSSYKESTDVFELLDKAEQSFFEITNGTIKKGFDTANSLVKQAIDTIKALKDKEGISGVPSGFRDIDKETGGWQNSDLIIIAARPAMGKTAFLLSMARNIAVEHKIPMALFSLEMASVQLITRMIASETKISSEKLRKGTLDDEEWQRLFSNVSELENAPLYIDETPSLSIFDFRAKCRRLVMQHGVRLIMVDYLQLMTAGSSGKGVGNREQEISMISRSLKAIAKELNVPVIALSQLSRSVETRPGKRPQLSDLRESGAIEQDADIVSFIFRPEYYKITVWDNDEEGQETSTENQAELIIAKHRNGATADVRLSFLKHFAKFGDIEAAFDSTAGGGYPSNFGQPSGFDKIKTTIQPGAAFDLPDSSKLSGSSMNDFDDDDDFPF; encoded by the coding sequence ATGGCGCAGAAAGAAACATTATCATCCCTTACACACGGAAACTTTGCAAAAGAATTGTCTATTGCGGATGGAAAAATGCCTCCCAATGCAGTAGATTTTGAAAGACTTGTTATCGGAACTTTTTTGATAGACAAAAAAGGTCTTGACCATTCCATAGATCTGCTTACTCCAGAAGTATTTTATGATCCCAGACATCAGGTTATTTTCTCTACCATTTTAAAGCTTTACGAAGGCAACCATCCGGTAGACTTAATGACTATCATTCAGGAACTGAAAAAAGAAGATAAGCTGAACCAGGCGGGTGGAGACCATTATATCATCGACCTGACTATGGGTGTAAGTTCTTCTGCCCATATTGAATACCATGTACGTGTTATTCTGGAAAAATATATCTTAAGAAGCCTTATCAACGTTTCTGCTAACGTAATTGATTCTTCCTATAAAGAATCCACGGATGTTTTTGAACTGCTGGACAAAGCAGAACAATCATTCTTTGAGATTACCAATGGAACTATTAAGAAAGGATTCGACACTGCCAATTCATTGGTAAAGCAGGCTATTGACACCATCAAGGCTTTAAAAGACAAAGAAGGTATTTCCGGAGTTCCTTCAGGATTCAGAGATATTGATAAAGAAACTGGTGGCTGGCAGAATTCTGACCTTATTATTATCGCAGCCCGTCCCGCAATGGGTAAAACGGCATTTCTGCTTTCCATGGCAAGAAATATTGCTGTAGAACATAAAATCCCAATGGCATTATTCTCTCTGGAGATGGCTTCTGTACAGCTTATCACCAGGATGATCGCCTCGGAGACAAAAATTTCATCTGAAAAATTAAGAAAAGGAACTTTGGATGATGAAGAATGGCAAAGACTTTTCTCCAATGTGTCAGAATTGGAAAATGCTCCTTTGTACATTGATGAGACTCCCTCTCTTTCTATATTTGATTTCCGTGCAAAATGCCGAAGACTTGTAATGCAGCACGGAGTAAGACTTATCATGGTTGACTACCTTCAGCTGATGACAGCAGGTAGCAGCGGAAAAGGAGTTGGAAACCGTGAACAGGAGATCTCCATGATATCACGTTCATTAAAAGCTATTGCAAAAGAACTTAACGTTCCGGTAATTGCTCTTTCCCAGCTTTCGAGAAGTGTGGAAACCCGTCCTGGAAAAAGACCTCAGCTGTCAGACCTAAGGGAATCCGGAGCGATTGAGCAGGATGCAGATATTGTATCTTTTATTTTCAGACCTGAGTATTATAAAATAACTGTTTGGGATAACGATGAGGAAGGACAGGAAACTTCTACAGAAAATCAGGCAGAATTGATTATCGCCAAGCACAGGAATGGTGCAACTGCAGATGTGAGATTATCTTTCTTAAAGCATTTTGCAAAATTCGGAGATATCGAAGCTGCTTTTGACAGCACTGCAGGAGGAGGATATCCATCTAACTTCGGACAGCCAAGTGGTTTTGATAAGATCAAGACCACCATCCAACCAGGTGCGGCATTTGACTTACCAGACAGCTCAAAGCTTTCCGGCTCATCAATGAATGACTTTGATGACGATGATGATTTTCCATTCTAA
- a CDS encoding MFS transporter, with protein sequence MISFTPLQTLQNVEFRNLLTGRFFIVLAFRMLATLLGWWVYQLTKDPFSIGLIGLSEVIPAVSCALYAGHVIDMNEKKRLLLICNYTYIFLIGLLLIPAFLNVEMHFTGHQITYFIYGVIFFTGIARAFIGPIVPSMIPKIVKKENLPNAVTLNQATFLISSVCGHAIGGLLIGFFSVKWTLVVILSLIFVASLFFWQLNKQHSEYKKDTVNVVESMREGISYIFKTKEILGALCLDMFAVLFGGAVAMIPVFATDILNSGAEGFGLLNAASDIGSMCIITILSIFPLRKNQGKILLVVVTGFGLCIIGFGLSKLYWLSFMFLVMSGMLDGISVVIRGTIVQLKTPDHIRGRVLSVNSIFIMSSNEMGQFESGVMAKALGVVRSVIFGGCMTVLVAVAVGSTNPKLRKMQY encoded by the coding sequence ATGATTTCCTTTACCCCGTTACAAACATTACAAAATGTTGAGTTTAGAAATCTTCTTACCGGGAGATTTTTTATAGTTTTAGCTTTCAGAATGCTGGCCACTTTATTAGGATGGTGGGTATACCAACTAACAAAAGATCCTTTTTCCATTGGTCTTATCGGTCTTTCGGAAGTAATCCCCGCCGTAAGCTGTGCTTTGTATGCCGGACATGTAATTGACATGAATGAAAAAAAGAGACTGCTCCTTATTTGTAATTACACTTATATTTTCCTGATCGGCCTTTTACTGATCCCAGCCTTTCTAAATGTAGAAATGCATTTTACAGGACACCAGATAACTTATTTTATTTATGGGGTGATATTTTTCACAGGAATTGCAAGGGCATTCATTGGTCCAATTGTACCTTCCATGATTCCCAAAATTGTAAAGAAAGAAAATCTGCCTAATGCTGTAACTCTTAATCAGGCTACTTTCCTGATCTCTTCTGTTTGCGGACATGCCATAGGCGGTCTTCTTATCGGGTTTTTCAGTGTAAAATGGACCCTTGTTGTCATTTTATCTTTAATATTTGTAGCTTCCCTGTTTTTCTGGCAGTTGAACAAACAACATTCTGAATATAAGAAGGATACTGTAAATGTTGTAGAAAGTATGCGTGAAGGAATTTCTTACATTTTTAAAACAAAAGAAATTTTAGGAGCGCTATGTCTTGATATGTTTGCGGTACTTTTTGGAGGTGCCGTAGCGATGATCCCGGTATTTGCAACGGACATTCTAAATTCTGGAGCTGAAGGTTTCGGTTTACTTAACGCCGCTTCGGACATAGGTTCTATGTGTATTATTACCATATTGTCTATCTTCCCACTGAGAAAAAATCAGGGTAAAATTCTTCTTGTGGTTGTAACAGGATTTGGACTCTGTATTATCGGATTCGGCTTATCCAAATTGTATTGGCTGTCCTTTATGTTCCTTGTGATGAGCGGAATGCTGGATGGAATTTCTGTTGTAATCAGAGGTACAATTGTACAGTTAAAAACTCCTGACCATATAAGAGGCCGTGTACTGAGTGTGAATTCAATTTTCATTATGTCCAGCAATGAAATGGGGCAGTTTGAAAGTGGAGTTATGGCTAAAGCCTTAGGAGTTGTGCGCTCTGTGATATTCGGAGGATGCATGACTGTACTGGTGGCAGTAGCTGTGGGAAGCACCAACCCAAAATTAAGAAAAATGCAATATTAA
- a CDS encoding lectin-like domain-containing protein, protein MNKKLLFYFSVLFLCITGKSFAQTYQLAGNPVNTTGWTMVSPTQVNTDFIQLTPDTNNQSGSIRLNDPINLKYCDKWRVEFDFRMDSNQTSNGDGIAFWYLANPPVASVLGSGLGVSQNAVGFIVGFDTYNNTTTATMSKVHVAYGQVQNTTDTNNVEFFNVAGSSFHSPDLNTTQPFQGTTFKHVEVTAQVDPATPTNWIIKITIDGNVICNQSFAPSGTAAAMTVGYFGFSASTGGARSRHSIKNVKIYTDKVPILQNSATQSFCPNPTTGFGSVNLTTFNSQFVSNPSNYTFTYYPLGSSTPIANPTNYQFNANTTVTVVIKDNAGILCDNPDAKILLVLAPFKAEDKTITECNNNKIGTATFNLNSANVTNVPGVIKKYYKTLTDLNADTNEILNPTSYFSAPGTVYVKVTTPQGCTGTAKITLAFYTDTSVKEATLRSCFIENNITSAVFNLTTADVTTLTTGVSKKYYTSITNALDGTNEIMNPLQYLSTSTAVYAKVTDANGCFAIAKINLLVLPPVKSSILKDKIICIGEKTDLDAGSGFDGYEWSTGATTSSIKDVGVGSYWVKLKTGNCITTQIVNVKASPNPVISSINIDNNMITINVSGGTPPYQYSINGFSWQTSNIFTGLARGEVKVYVKDFYNCTPVEVQITVPNLINAITPNGDNVNDVIDYSALAYKKNLLFTVYDRYGNKLYEAGKMRNFTWNGTASGKKVLTGTYWYTISWNEDNKNNTETKYSGWVLVKNRD, encoded by the coding sequence ATGAATAAAAAATTACTGTTTTATTTTTCCGTTCTTTTTTTGTGTATAACAGGAAAGTCCTTTGCCCAGACTTATCAGCTTGCCGGAAACCCGGTAAACACCACCGGATGGACAATGGTTTCCCCCACACAGGTAAATACAGATTTCATTCAGCTTACGCCAGATACTAATAATCAATCTGGATCTATCAGACTGAATGACCCCATTAATTTAAAATATTGTGACAAGTGGAGAGTGGAATTCGACTTCAGAATGGACTCTAACCAAACTTCTAATGGAGACGGAATTGCATTCTGGTATCTGGCCAATCCACCGGTTGCCAGTGTACTAGGTTCCGGCCTTGGAGTTTCCCAAAATGCAGTTGGCTTTATTGTCGGATTCGACACTTACAACAATACCACTACCGCCACAATGAGTAAGGTACATGTGGCTTACGGGCAGGTTCAGAATACAACAGACACCAACAATGTCGAGTTTTTTAATGTTGCGGGAAGTTCCTTTCATTCACCAGACCTGAATACAACACAGCCTTTTCAGGGAACGACCTTTAAACACGTTGAAGTAACCGCTCAGGTAGATCCTGCCACCCCTACGAACTGGATTATCAAAATAACAATTGATGGCAATGTTATCTGTAATCAGTCTTTTGCACCTTCGGGTACAGCTGCAGCAATGACAGTGGGTTATTTTGGATTTTCAGCTTCTACAGGTGGAGCGAGATCAAGACATTCCATTAAAAATGTAAAAATATATACCGATAAGGTTCCTATTTTACAAAATTCTGCGACTCAATCTTTCTGCCCCAACCCTACCACTGGTTTTGGAAGCGTAAATCTGACTACTTTCAACTCGCAGTTTGTCAGCAATCCCTCAAATTACACCTTCACCTACTATCCGTTGGGAAGCTCTACACCTATTGCTAACCCTACCAATTATCAGTTCAATGCCAACACAACTGTGACAGTGGTCATCAAAGATAATGCAGGAATATTATGTGATAATCCGGACGCCAAAATCCTGTTGGTTCTTGCCCCTTTCAAAGCAGAAGACAAAACCATTACAGAGTGTAATAATAATAAAATAGGAACAGCAACATTCAACTTGAATTCTGCCAATGTAACAAATGTTCCGGGTGTTATTAAAAAGTATTACAAAACACTTACCGACCTGAACGCAGACACCAATGAAATTCTGAATCCTACCAGTTATTTCTCCGCTCCGGGGACTGTTTATGTAAAAGTAACTACTCCACAAGGATGTACAGGCACAGCGAAAATCACACTGGCTTTCTATACAGACACCTCAGTGAAAGAAGCAACTCTAAGATCATGTTTTATTGAAAACAATATTACGAGCGCTGTTTTTAATTTAACAACTGCTGATGTCACAACGTTAACAACAGGAGTAAGTAAAAAATATTACACAAGCATTACCAATGCTTTAGACGGAACTAATGAGATCATGAATCCACTTCAATATCTGTCTACAAGTACAGCCGTATATGCAAAAGTGACGGATGCTAACGGATGCTTTGCCATTGCCAAAATCAACCTTTTGGTTCTTCCTCCTGTTAAATCATCAATACTGAAAGACAAAATCATTTGTATCGGTGAGAAAACAGATCTGGATGCAGGTTCAGGTTTCGATGGATATGAATGGAGCACCGGAGCCACAACTTCGTCTATTAAAGATGTAGGGGTAGGTTCTTATTGGGTAAAGCTTAAAACAGGCAACTGTATTACGACCCAGATTGTCAATGTAAAAGCATCTCCCAATCCTGTTATTTCAAGTATTAATATTGATAATAATATGATTACGATAAATGTGTCGGGAGGAACCCCTCCATACCAGTATTCCATAAACGGATTCAGCTGGCAGACCTCTAATATCTTCACAGGACTGGCGAGAGGTGAAGTAAAGGTCTATGTAAAAGATTTCTACAATTGCACTCCTGTTGAAGTCCAGATTACAGTACCTAATCTCATCAATGCCATTACTCCCAACGGCGACAATGTAAATGACGTTATTGACTATTCTGCTTTAGCTTATAAGAAAAATCTGTTATTCACTGTGTATGACAGATATGGAAACAAACTATATGAAGCAGGTAAGATGAGAAATTTCACGTGGAACGGGACCGCTTCCGGTAAAAAAGTTCTTACAGGAACTTACTGGTATACCATTTCATGGAATGAAGACAACAAAAACAATACTGAAACTAAATATTCAGGCTGGGTACTTGTCAAGAACAGAGATTAA
- a CDS encoding T9SS type B sorting domain-containing protein, which translates to MKKILLLFILLITQAVYSQSDCISAIPICGNSDISYTPSGVGDIVEILKQNGGCLNSNERYSVWYTFTVSTPGTLAFKIKPNNQDDDYDFAVYGPTTNGCASLQNADHVFIQPIRCNYSGVSGDTGLDLTMAPPAVFPVNPPGNTSDMNVGGTKWSPYMNVLAGQTYYLIIDNFSKSTNGFSMEWSGTASLSSAFNNPVLAPNPFIPPGIPSTDTTEPSKVMVCNLPTQFDFSTLSAAIVNGNSADFKVTYHKKVNDALTGENALTVELVDGVTIYYYRVVYRDPTNPNNPINGCFITGKFKFVNAAITANSATLYSCNNNGAGTAKYDLTSANVFGGTGAVIKYYPTLADMNAGTNEITNPANYVSPETTVYVKVLSSFGCIATATIRLAFYPTVVIKDALLENCYIDNDVTHSTFDLSKAAIGLPVPLPTGTIVKYYKSVADALAQTNPISNPLNYLSETITVYVRVDNDKQCYAISKIVLKVLPPVQSAVLKDKTICPEGKTTLDAGPGFDSYEWSTGATTQSINNVSVGVYWVKLQTGKCFTLQEVRVHPTLQPVVSGIEITNNKISVTVTGGVPPYQYSIDGINWQDSNAFTGLPRGENTVYVKDKYNCTPVQVTVTVPNLVNAITPNGDNVNDYIDYSALAYKKNLVFIVYDRYGNKLHEAKKMQNFTWDGTAFGKKIPTGTYWYTISWNEDNKNNTETKYSGWVLVKNKN; encoded by the coding sequence ATGAAAAAAATACTACTTCTTTTTATTTTATTGATAACACAGGCGGTCTACTCACAATCAGACTGTATTTCAGCAATTCCTATCTGTGGTAACTCTGATATTTCTTATACTCCTTCAGGAGTTGGGGATATCGTAGAAATCCTAAAACAAAACGGCGGATGCCTGAACAGTAATGAAAGATATTCCGTTTGGTACACATTTACTGTATCAACACCAGGAACGCTTGCATTTAAAATCAAACCTAATAATCAGGATGATGATTATGATTTCGCAGTCTATGGACCTACAACAAACGGATGTGCTTCTTTACAGAATGCCGACCATGTATTTATTCAGCCTATAAGATGTAACTACAGTGGTGTTTCGGGAGATACAGGGCTGGACCTGACTATGGCTCCTCCGGCAGTATTTCCTGTTAATCCTCCAGGCAATACATCTGACATGAACGTCGGAGGCACAAAATGGAGTCCTTATATGAATGTTTTAGCTGGTCAGACCTATTATCTGATCATCGATAATTTCAGTAAATCTACCAATGGATTTTCTATGGAATGGTCTGGTACCGCAAGTTTAAGTTCTGCATTTAACAATCCAGTGCTTGCTCCTAATCCATTTATCCCGCCAGGAATTCCATCTACTGATACAACTGAGCCTAGTAAAGTTATGGTCTGTAACCTACCTACTCAATTTGACTTCTCTACCCTTAGCGCAGCAATTGTGAACGGAAACAGTGCTGACTTTAAAGTAACTTACCACAAAAAAGTGAACGATGCTCTGACAGGAGAAAATGCTTTAACAGTAGAATTGGTAGATGGAGTTACAATCTACTACTACAGAGTCGTATACAGAGATCCTACCAATCCGAATAACCCAATCAACGGATGTTTTATAACGGGTAAATTTAAATTTGTGAATGCTGCTATTACAGCGAACTCCGCTACTTTATATTCATGTAACAATAACGGAGCAGGTACCGCGAAATATGATCTTACAAGTGCAAATGTATTTGGCGGCACAGGAGCTGTTATCAAGTACTATCCTACGTTGGCAGACATGAATGCAGGGACTAATGAGATTACGAACCCTGCCAACTATGTCTCACCGGAAACCACCGTATATGTAAAAGTGCTTTCCTCTTTCGGATGTATTGCAACTGCAACTATCCGACTGGCATTCTATCCGACAGTTGTGATAAAAGATGCATTACTTGAAAACTGTTACATCGACAATGATGTTACTCATTCAACATTTGATCTTTCTAAAGCAGCAATCGGATTACCTGTTCCATTGCCAACAGGTACCATTGTAAAATATTACAAATCGGTAGCAGATGCCCTGGCACAGACCAATCCGATTTCAAACCCGTTAAACTACCTTTCAGAAACAATTACAGTATACGTAAGAGTAGATAATGACAAGCAATGTTATGCTATTTCTAAGATCGTACTGAAAGTATTGCCTCCTGTACAATCTGCTGTTCTAAAAGACAAAACAATTTGTCCTGAAGGTAAAACTACATTAGACGCAGGACCTGGATTTGACAGCTACGAATGGAGTACCGGAGCAACTACTCAGTCTATCAATAATGTTAGCGTAGGAGTTTACTGGGTAAAACTTCAGACCGGAAAATGCTTCACTCTTCAGGAAGTACGTGTACATCCTACTCTTCAGCCTGTTGTTTCAGGTATAGAAATTACCAATAACAAGATTTCTGTTACGGTTACAGGCGGAGTTCCTCCATACCAATATTCCATTGACGGTATCAACTGGCAGGATTCCAACGCATTCACAGGACTTCCGAGAGGAGAGAATACCGTTTATGTAAAAGATAAATATAACTGTACTCCGGTTCAGGTAACCGTTACCGTTCCGAACCTTGTCAATGCTATTACTCCGAACGGAGATAATGTAAATGATTATATTGACTACTCTGCATTAGCTTATAAGAAAAATCTGGTCTTCATTGTATATGACAGATATGGAAATAAACTTCATGAAGCTAAAAAAATGCAAAACTTCACATGGGACGGAACAGCGTTCGGCAAGAAAATTCCAACAGGAACTTACTGGTACACGATTTCGTGGAATGAAGACAATAAAAACAATACCGAAACAAAATACTCAGGATGGGTATTGGTAAAAAATAAAAACTAA
- the rnhA gene encoding ribonuclease HI, with product MRIEIYTDGACSGNPGKGGYGILMRVPEKNYQKTFSKGFRKTTNNRMELLAVITALEKLKSVENDIHVYTDSKYVSDAINQNWIAGWIKRGWKNVKNPDLWKKFIELYNKHTPKMHWVKGHAGHFENELCDKLAVAAASSSDLEIDTYFEGLDNNSLF from the coding sequence TTGAGAATCGAAATTTATACTGACGGGGCTTGCAGCGGAAATCCAGGAAAAGGCGGATACGGAATTCTTATGCGTGTACCTGAGAAAAACTATCAGAAAACATTTTCAAAAGGTTTCAGAAAAACCACCAATAACAGAATGGAGCTTCTGGCTGTCATCACAGCACTGGAAAAGCTGAAGTCAGTAGAAAATGACATTCATGTGTATACCGACAGCAAGTACGTATCAGATGCCATCAACCAGAACTGGATTGCAGGATGGATCAAAAGAGGCTGGAAAAATGTAAAAAATCCTGACCTCTGGAAAAAATTCATAGAACTTTACAATAAACATACCCCTAAAATGCACTGGGTAAAAGGACATGCCGGGCATTTCGAAAATGAGCTTTGCGACAAACTAGCTGTTGCCGCCGCCAGCTCTTCCGATCTGGAAATTGACACTTATTTTGAGGGACTGGACAACAATAGTCTTTTTTAA